One Solea senegalensis isolate Sse05_10M linkage group LG3, IFAPA_SoseM_1, whole genome shotgun sequence genomic window carries:
- the LOC122766254 gene encoding E3 ubiquitin/ISG15 ligase TRIM25-like, with protein sequence MAGVQLQRETLSCSICLDLLKDPVSLTCGHSFCKNCIKNHWDSEEQRRIYSCPQCREIFTPRPDLKKNTMLADLVEELKKTELHAAPAHHCYAGAEDVACDVCTGRKLKALKSCLVCLVSYCEEHLQPHHQSPAFKKHKLVQPSKNLQENICPRHDEVMKMFCRTDQKCICYLCSVEEHKDHDTVSAAAERTHKQRDLDLSREEVQQRLRDRDRDMNVLQQERKTLTLSADKAVKDTDESFTEMMGLLQKRSSDVKQQIRSKLETEVRRVTDAEEKLQQEITELKKREAELKQLSLTQDHNQFLLNYRSLIDSYSYSMRINDSHPE encoded by the exons ATGGCAGgagttcagctgcagagagaaacctTGTCTTGTTCCATCTGTTTGGATCTTCTGAAGGATCCTGTGAGTCTCACCTGTGGACACAGCTTCTGTAAGAACTGTATTAAAAACCACTGGGactcagaggagcagaggaggatctacagctgccctcagtgtAGAGAGATCTTCACACCGAGGCCTgacctgaagaaaaacaccatgttagcagatttagtggaggagctgaagaagactgaactccacgctgctcctgctcatcactgctatgctggagctgaagatgtggcctgtgatgtctgcactggcaggaaactgaaagctctcaagtcctgtttggtttgtttggtctcttactgtgaggaacatctccagcctcatcatcaatcacctgcatttaagaaacacaagctggtgCAGCCGTCCAAGAACCTCCAGGAGAACATCTGCCCTCGTCACGACGaggtgatgaagatgttctGCCGCACTGATCAGAAGTGTATctgttatctctgctctgtggaagaacataaagaccacgacacggtctcagctgcagcagagaggacgcACAAGCAGAGAGACCTGGATCTGAGTCGAGAAgaagtccagcagagactcagggacagagacagagacatgaatGTGCTTCAACAGGAGAGGaagactctcactctctctgctgataaagcCGTGAAGGACACAGACGAGAGCTTCACTGAGATGATGGGTCTCCTGCAGAAGAGAAGCTCTGacgtgaagcagcagatcagatccaaGCTGGAAACTGAGGTGAGACGAGTCACAGACGCCgaggagaagcttcagcaggagatcactgagctgaagaagagagaagctgaactgaagcagctctcactcacacaagaccacaaccagtttctcctcaactaCCGCTCACTGATTGATTCATATTCATACTCA ATGAGAATAAATGACTCTCACCCAGAATGA
- the LOC122766255 gene encoding E3 ubiquitin/ISG15 ligase TRIM25-like yields the protein MAGVQLQRETLSCSICLDLLKDPVSLTCGHSFCKNCIKNHWDSEQQRRSYSCPQCREDFTPRPDLKKNVMLADLVEELKKTELHAAPAHHCYAGAEDVDCDFCTGRKLKALKSCLVCLVSYCEEHLQPHHQSPAFKKHKLVEPSKNLQENICPRHDEVMKMFCRTDQKCICYLCSVDEHKDHDTVSAAAERTHKQRDLDLSREEVQQRLRDRDRDVKVLQQERKTLTLSADKAMKDTDESFTEMMGLLQKRSSDVKQQIRSKLETEVRRVTDAEEKLQQEITEHSNQ from the exons ATGGCAGgagttcagctgcagagagaaacctTGTCTTGTTCCATCTGTTTGGATCTTCTGAAGGATCCTGTGAGTCTCACCTGTGGACACAGCTTTTGTAAGAACTGTATTAAAAACCACTGGGattcagagcagcagaggaggagctacagctgccctcagtgtAGAGAGGACTTCACACCGAGGCCTGACCTGAAGAAAAACGTCATGTTAGCAGATttagtggaggagctgaagaagactgaactccacgctgctcctgctcatcactgctatgctggagctgaagatgtggaCTGTGATTTCTGCACTGGCAGGAAACTGAAAGCTCTCAagtcctgtttggtttgtttggtctcttactgtgaggaacatctccagcctcatcatcaatcacctgcatttaagaaacacaagctggtggAGCCGTCCAAGAACCTCCAGGAGAACATCTGCCCTCGTCACGAtgaggtgatgaagatgttctGCCGCACTGATCAGAAGTGTATctgttatctctgctctgtggacgaacataaagaccacgacacggtctcagctgcagcagagaggacgcACAAGCAGAGAGACCTGGATCTGAGTCGAGAAgaagtccagcagagactcagggacagagacagagacgtgaaggtgcttcaacaggagaggaagactctcactctctctgctgataaagcCATGAAGGACACAGACGAGAGCTTCACTGAGATGATGGGTCTCCTGCAGAAGAGAAGCTCTGacgtgaagcagcagatcagatccaaGCTGGAAACTGAGGTGAGACGAGTCACAGACGCCgaggagaagcttcagcaggagatcactgagc ATtcaaatcagtga
- the LOC122767286 gene encoding NACHT, LRR and PYD domains-containing protein 12-like: MATIQNVLLDILSDLRAEEFEKFKHNLRWMNDSYKWSELETASASKIVDLMVQKHTHLAVEVTKKILEKIPRNDLVQNLSENRILTLNDLKTAIDVKTINENGASPIQSQPVAIPHPLMDISASDDAESTMRETPPDEHIMRYQRTLQSYLGSKCMSIREGLEERPNEQHLDKIFVELFITEGGDIHINEQHENQWNHTQRSRAAGTEKPINPSEIFKRPAEIPIRTVMTAGIAGIGKTILVKKFVLDWAEGRENQDVHLLFPLSFSDLNSLKGKRFTFAELLHERIWETRAIPTEYLEMVFTKLQTSGCRDYNKARYKLLFVLDGFDESHLKLDLNHSKGKFADFDVTQSTSVEVLLTALIKGNLLPAARVWITTRPGAVKQIHTDFLQRMTEVRGFNDPQKEEYFKKKFPDREQASTIILHIKGSPSLFIMCHIPVFCWIISIVLQGFLKNKSKIELPTTLTEMYTVFLKYQITNIEQRQNCGPKKIIQYIESLAKLAFNNLDKGNQFNEKDLKDISFNLHKASLDTGVFTEVFEEVRWISENKEKKYSFVHLSLMEYLAALHVVMSLINDNKNVLSEPNLLDRLDRLLRPCRKISMTEVHSIAIQKALQSPKGELDLLLRFLLGLSLKTNQDLLKPLLNVSKGPSQMIHQETVDLIHKRIGESTSPERSINLFYCLKELKENSLVEDIQHYLRSQTVSSGNLSQLHWSALVFLFLSSGDNLEVFDLKKYCPSEEGLLSLRPVIQASNKSLLSSCKLTENICKALAEALSSQSSRVRELDLSDNELKDSGVLHLCVGLGNPNCSLEILRLSGCMISETGCATLASTLKSKHSNLKELDLSFNHPGNSGKKQLTALQKDPQNKLQTLNLNDCGEQRLRPGIKKYVCNLSLDQNTAHKILKLSDNCTKVTTMKEKQPYNHHPERFDCWLQVLCSTGLTGRSYWEVKWKGKVYIGVTYKGIIRKGQGADICLGANDHSWMLLCEGNGSYSVQHENISACVHPKPSPVSHRVAVYLDFPAGTLSFYKVIFDKLIHLHTFESKFTEPLYPALGFGFGYNYTHFGSSVSLCEVDDIISFSDC, encoded by the exons ATGGCGACCATTCAAAATGTGCTGCTGGATATCCTGTCAGACCTAAGAGCTGAGGAGTTTGAAAAATTCAAGCATAATTTGCGTTGGATGAACGACAGTTATAAATGGAGTGAACTGGAGACGGCAAGTGCATCCAAAATAGTGGATTTGATGGTGCAGAAACACACGCACTTGGCTGTGGAGGTGACCAAGAAGATTTTGGAGAAAATCCCCAGGAATGACCTGGTGCAGAATTTGTCGGAAAACAGAATCCTCACACTAAATG ATTTAAAGACTGCCATAGATGTGAAGACTATAAACGAGAATGGAGCATCTCCGATTCAATCACAGCCCGTTGCTATTCCTCACCCTCTCATGGACATCAGTGCATCTGACG ATGCAGAGAGCACTATGCGAGAGACTCCTCCAGATGAACACATCATGCGGTACCAACGAACACTACAGTCGTACCTCGGGAGCAAGTGTATGAGCATTCGAGAGGGTTTGGAAGAGAGGCCGAATGAACAGCATCTGGATAAAATCTTTGTGGAACTGTTCATCACAGAGGGAGGGGACATACACATCAATGAGCAGCATGAGAACCAGTGGAATCACACCCAAAGAAGCAGAGCAGCTGGGACAGAGAAACCAATCAATCCCAGTGAAATTTTCAAAAGGCCCGCTGAAATACCTATAAGAACAGTGATGACGGCTGGAATTGCAGGAATTGGAAAAACCATCCTCGTGAAAAAATTTGTCCTGGACTGGGCTGAGGGCAGGGAAAATCAAGATGTGCATCTTTTATTTCCCCTTAGCTTCAGCGACCTGAATTCACTGAAGGGAAAGAGATTTACTTTTGCAGAACTGTTACATGAAAGAATCTGGGAAACCAGGGCTATTCCTACGGAATATCTTGAAATGGTTTTTACCAAACTACAGACATCAGGATGCCGCGATTATAACAAGGCACGATACAAACTCCTGTTTGTGTTGGATGGATTTGATGAAAGCCACCTCAAACTGGACTTAAACCACAGTAAAGGGAAGTTTGCTGATTTTGACGTGACACAGTCAACTTCAGTTGAGGTCTTGCTGACCGCCCTTATCAAGGGGAACTTGCTTCCCGCTGCTCGCGTCTGGATAACCACACGGCCCGGAGCTGTCAAACAGATCCATACAGACTTCCTCCAGAGAATGACAGAAGTAAGAGGATTCAACGATCCACAGAAAGAGGAGTACTTCAAGAAGAAGTTCCCAGATAGGGAACAAGCTAGCACAATAATCTTACACATTAAGGGCTCACCAAGCCTATTCATCATGTGTCACATCCcggtcttctgctggatcatcTCTATCGTTTTACAGGGCTTTTTGAAGAACAAATCAAAGATAGAACTGCCCACAACGTTGACTGAGATGTACACGGTATTCTTGAAGTATCAGATCACCAACATAGAACAACGGCAGAACTGTGGCCCAAAAAAGATCATTCAGTACATTGAGTCATTAGCAAAACTAGCTTTCAACAACTTGGATAAAGGCAACCAATTCAATGAGAAAGATCTGAAAGACATTAGCTTTAATCTCCATAAAGCCTCACTGGATACTGGAGTGTTCACGGAGGTCTTTGAAGAGGTACGCTGGATATCAGAGAATAAAGAGAAGAAGTACAGCTTTGTCCATTTGAGTCTTATGGAGTATCTCGCTGCTCTTCATGTTGTGATGTCACTCATCAATGACAACAAGAACGTACTGTCCGAGCCAAATTTACTGGATAGACTGGACAGGCTGCTCAGGCCTTGCAGGAAAATATCAATGACAGAAGTCCACAGCATTGCTATTCAAAAAGCCCTACAGAGTCCAAAAGGGGAGCTGGACTTGTTACTCCGTTTCCTTCTAGGTCTTTCCCTGAAGACCAACCAGGATCTCCTCAAGCCCTTGTTGAATGTGTCTAAAGGGCCTTCTCAGATGATCCACCAAGAGACGGTTGATTTGATCCATAAAAGGATAGGTGAGAGCACTTCTCCAGAGAGGAGCATCAATCTCTTCTACTGTCTTAAGGAGTTGAAAGAAAACTCCCtagtggaggacatccagcactACCTGAGATCACAAACTGTTTCCTCGGGCAATCTCTCACAACTCCACTGGTCAGCGCtggtcttcctcttcctgtcatCGGGAGACAATTTGGAAGTGTTTGACTTAAAGAAATACTGCCCTTCAGAGGAGGGACTTCTCAGTCTGAGGCCAGTGATCCAGGCCTCCAACAAATCGCT GCTGAGTAGTTGCAAACTGACAGAGAACATCTGCAAAGCACTGGCTGAAGCTCTCAGCTCCCAGTCCTCCAGAGTGAGAGAGCTTGATCTGAGTGACAACGAACTGAAGGATTCAGGGGTGCTGCATCTCTGTGTTGGACTGGGAAATCCAAATTGTTCCCTGGAGATTCTTCG actATCAGGCTGTATGATCTCAGAGACGGGGTGTGCTACTCTGGCTTCAACACTCAAGTCCAAACACTCCAACCTGAAAGAGCTGGACCTGAGCTTTAATCACCCAGGAAACTCAGGAAAGAAACAACTGACAGCTTTACAGAAGGATCCGCAAAATAAACTACAAACCCTCAA CCTTAACGACTGTGGAGAACAAAGACTGAGGCCTGGCATTAAGAAAT ATGTTTGCAACCTTTCCCTGGACCAGAACACCGCACACAAAATACTGAAACTGTCCGACAACTGCACAAAGGTGACAACCATGAAAGAGAAGCAGCCATATAATCATCACCCGGAGAGATTCGACTGCTGGCTCCAGGTGCTCTGTAGCACCGGACTGACAGGTCGCAGTTACTGGGAGGTCAAATGGAAGGGCAAGGTCTACATTGGAGTGACATACAAAGGAATCATACGGAAGGGACAGGGCGCCGATATCTGTCTCGGAGCGAACGATCACTCCTGGATGTTGCTCTGTGAGGGGAATGGAAGTTACTCTGTCCAGCATGAAAACATAAGTGCATGCGTTCACCCCAAACCGTCTCCTGTGTCTCACAGAGTTGCGGTGTACCTCGACTTTCCGGCTGGAACTCTGTCCTTCTATAAAGTGATCTTCGACAAACTCATCCATCTGCACACATTCGAGTCCAAATTCACTGAGCCTCTTTACCCCGCGCTTGGGTTTGGGTTTGGATACAATTACACACATTTTGGGTCTTCAGTGTCCTTGTGTGAGGTGGACGACATCATTTCCTTCTCCGACTGTTGA